DNA from Bacteroidota bacterium:
CTTCGACCTGTTGATTATTTTCAATTTTCTCAGCATCAGCGTAAATAAGGGATCTCCCCTTCACTTCAATTTTAATACTGCTGTCTGCAACATTAACAACCTCATTTTCGCCAAATTCATAAATCTGGCCTTTTTCTACAATAAGTTGTGTTTTTGAACTTTCGGGAATCACTTTAGCTATAAACTCCGATTTAGTATCGGTAAATGGCCTTTCATAATTTAAAAGTAAATATGTTGCAGTCAAAATAGGGATAAGCACTGCTGCTGCTACGCGAGAATAAAAGAATATTTTTTTTCTGAATTTATCTCTCTGCATTTTCACTTTCTGCACAAGCCATTTTTCTTCAAGATTTATACTTCTATGTCTTTTAAACTGCATATCCAAGAATTCAGTTTTTTGAAGATTCAGAAATAACACTTTTAGGTCTTGATCCTCTTTTAACAAATTATCTACCTTTTTTTTATCTGATTCAGACAATTCATCTTTTAAATACAGCAACAAAAGTTGGCTGATTTCAAGATTTTCATCAATTTTTCTCATTAGTATCAATGTGTATTTTTTTATCAATTCTAAAGAATCGATTTTTATAGCTATTCTATATAAAGTGTTCAGATTAAATTTAGGGTGAACTGGAAGAGAAATATTTCTAAACTTTCTAAAAAAATGAATCAAATTTAATAAGCAACAATAAATATAAACTGTTTTTTAGATGATCGCGCAAAAACTTGCGGGCTTTTAATTTATGGGTCTTTACGGTATTTACACTAATTTTCAATTCATTTGCAATTTCATCTTGCGATAACCCATCCAAAAAATGCAAAAATACTTTCTTGCGTTGTCCTGGCATTGAATTTATCAATTTATTGATTTCTTTTACCATTTCTTCTTCGATCATGATAATTGAATCATCAATCTGATATTCGTTCTCCCTTATCCTTTTTTCTGAAAAATCTGTTTTAACTTTGTAATGACGGATATGGTTCATGCACCTAAATCGCACAGCAGTGTATAAATAATTTGCGATTTTATTAATATAAACTTCATCTCTTTTTTTCCACAAATCCAGAAATATTTCTTGTACGATATCTTCGGCAATTTGGTCATTGTGAATAATTTTTACTGCATAGTAATACA
Protein-coding regions in this window:
- a CDS encoding RNA polymerase sigma-70 factor; the encoded protein is MHFKTIFEEYFSSLYYYAVKIIHNDQIAEDIVQEIFLDLWKKRDEVYINKIANYLYTAVRFRCMNHIRHYKVKTDFSEKRIRENEYQIDDSIIMIEEEMVKEINKLINSMPGQRKKVFLHFLDGLSQDEIANELKISVNTVKTHKLKARKFLRDHLKNSLYLLLLIKFDSFF